The genomic interval AAACACGAAATCATGCTTGCCAGACAAATGCCGCTCGGCCCGGTGATGCTCGACATCGCCGGGCTCGAACTGGCCGACGACGACAGACGCCGTCTGCTGCACCCAGCAACCGGCGGCATGATCCTGTTCAGCCGCAATTTCGCATCGAAGGAACAGTTGCGCGAACTGACCGCGCGGATTCATGCGCTGCGCGAGCCGCGTCTGATCATAGGCGTCGATCACGAAGGCGGACGCGTGCAGCGTTTTCGCCAGGGCTTCACCGCCTTGCCGCCGATGCGCGAACTCGGCCGCATCTGGGATACCGAACCGGAACGCGCGCGCGAACTGGCCCGGCAGGTGGGCTGGCTGCTTGCGGCGGAACTGGGCGAATGCGGCATCGACCTGAGCTTTGCGCCGGTGCTCGATATGGACTATGGAACGAGCAGCGTGATCGGCGATCGTGCGTTTCACAGCGATCCGCGGGCGATCGCGGAACTGGCGCGCCATCTCGTTCAGGGTTTGCGCGAAGCCGGCATGGGCGCGGTCGGCAAGCATTTCCCGGGGCACGGCTATATCGAAGCGGATTCGCATCTCGCGATCCCGGTCGACGAACGCAGTCTCGACGAAATGGCCGACGATATTTTGCCGTTCCGGGAGATGATCGCGCACGGACTGTCTGCGATCATGCCTGCGCATGTGATTTACCCGAAAGTCGATGCGAATCCGGCCGGGTTTTCGAGCAAATGGCTGAAAGGCATTCTGCGCGGCGTGCTCGGTTTTTCCGGCATGATTTTCAGCGATGATCTGAGTATGGAAGGTGCGAGCGTCGCCGGCAACGTGGTGCGGCGCGCGGAAGCCGCGCTGACTGCCGGCTGTGATATGGCGCTGGTGTGCAACGCGCCGGATGCGGCCGATCAGGTGCTCAGCGAATTGTCGTTCGCGCTTCCTCCGGCGGGACTTGCGCGCCTGGCACGGATGCACGGCCGGCCACGTGTGCCGAAGCGCCTGCAAACCGCGAAGCGATATCTGGTGGCGGTGGAGAGTATCGCCGCACTCGGCGGCGGGCATGGCATCGCCTGACCGGCACGCCCATCACGACCACAGTCACGGCGGGGCAGGCGCCCTCGGTTATGCGCTTGTCCTGACACTGCTGTTTGCCGCCGTCGAACTGCTGGGCGGCTTGTGGTCGGGCTCGCTGGCGTTGATCAGCGACGCCGGCCACATGTTGTCCGACAGCGCCGCCTTGGGCATCGCCGCGCTCGCCGCACGGGTTGCGCGACGACCGGCGAGCAAGCGCCATTCCTACGGCATGGTGCGGGCTGAGGTCATCGCCGCCTTCATCAATGGCGTCATCATGCTGGCGCTGGTCGCGCTGATCGCGATCGAAGCAGTTTCCAGGCTGCTGCAACCGCAAGCCGTTGCCGGCGGCGGCGTGATGGTGATCGCGGCGATCGGCCTCGCCGTCAACATTGTCGTCGCGCTGATCGTGAGCCG from Burkholderiales bacterium carries:
- the nagZ gene encoding beta-N-acetylhexosaminidase translates to MPLGPVMLDIAGLELADDDRRRLLHPATGGMILFSRNFASKEQLRELTARIHALREPRLIIGVDHEGGRVQRFRQGFTALPPMRELGRIWDTEPERARELARQVGWLLAAELGECGIDLSFAPVLDMDYGTSSVIGDRAFHSDPRAIAELARHLVQGLREAGMGAVGKHFPGHGYIEADSHLAIPVDERSLDEMADDILPFREMIAHGLSAIMPAHVIYPKVDANPAGFSSKWLKGILRGVLGFSGMIFSDDLSMEGASVAGNVVRRAEAALTAGCDMALVCNAPDAADQVLSELSFALPPAGLARLARMHGRPRVPKRLQTAKRYLVAVESIAALGGGHGIA